In Polynucleobacter sp. MWH-S4W17, a genomic segment contains:
- a CDS encoding arginine/lysine/ornithine decarboxylase, which produces MKFRFPIIIIDEDFRSENISGSGIRDLAEAIENEGMEVIGLTSYGDLTSFAQQASRASSFIVSIDDEEFDADSEDNDLPALNNLRAFITEVRKRNEDIPIFLYGETRTSRHMPNDILRELHGFIHMNEDTPEFVARHIIREAKVYLDSLAPPFFRALTNYASEGSYSWHCPGHSGGVAFLKSPVGRMFHQFFGENMLRADVCNAVEELGQLLDHTGPVLQSERNAARIFNADHLFFVTNGTSTSNKIVWHSTVAPGDVVLVDRNCHKSVIHSITMMGAIPIFLMPTRNHLGIIGPIPKEEFEWKNIKKKIDANPFIKDKNVVPRVMTLTQSTYDGIVYNVEMIKEMLDGRVDSLHFDEAWLPHAAFHPFYKDMHAIGSDRKRTKKSLMFATQSTHKLLAGLSQASQVLVQDAEDTKLDRDCFNEAYLMHTSTSPQYAIIASCDVSAAMMESPGGTTLVEESIAEAMDFRRAMREVDDKFGADWWFKVWGPDHLAEEGIGERSDWILEPSAAWHDFGKLAKDFNMLDPIKATVVTPGLDIEGNFGSMGIPASIVTKYLAEHGVIVEKCGLYSFFIMFTIGITKGRWNTLVTELQQFKDHFDKNAPLWKVLPEFVAKHPRYERVGLKDICQQIHEFYKGRDVARMTTEMYTSDMVPAMMPSEAWAKMAHKEVDRVPLDQLEGRVTAMLVTPYPPGIPLLIPGERFNKRIIDYLYFARDFNEKFPGFETDIHGLVKASIDGKSEYYVDCVRQERDITL; this is translated from the coding sequence ATGAAATTTCGTTTTCCAATCATCATTATTGATGAAGACTTCCGCTCCGAAAATATTTCGGGCTCGGGAATTCGTGACCTCGCTGAGGCGATTGAGAATGAAGGCATGGAAGTTATTGGTTTAACTAGCTATGGTGACCTAACTTCATTTGCTCAGCAAGCTTCTCGTGCATCATCATTCATCGTCTCTATTGATGATGAGGAGTTTGATGCTGACTCTGAAGATAATGATCTTCCAGCATTAAATAACTTGCGCGCTTTTATTACTGAAGTGCGTAAACGTAATGAAGATATCCCTATCTTCTTGTATGGCGAGACACGTACCTCACGTCATATGCCCAATGACATCTTGCGCGAGTTGCACGGTTTCATTCATATGAATGAAGACACTCCAGAATTCGTGGCACGTCATATTATTCGTGAAGCCAAGGTGTATTTGGATTCTCTGGCTCCTCCATTTTTCCGTGCGTTAACTAACTATGCCTCTGAAGGGTCTTATTCTTGGCATTGCCCAGGTCACTCTGGTGGTGTTGCTTTCTTAAAGAGCCCGGTAGGACGAATGTTCCATCAGTTCTTTGGTGAGAATATGTTGCGCGCTGACGTCTGTAACGCCGTGGAAGAGCTGGGTCAACTTCTGGACCATACGGGCCCAGTGCTGCAGAGCGAGCGCAATGCGGCACGCATCTTCAATGCCGATCATTTGTTCTTCGTTACCAATGGCACATCGACATCAAACAAGATTGTTTGGCACTCTACGGTTGCTCCTGGCGACGTGGTCCTAGTTGACCGTAATTGTCATAAGTCTGTGATTCATTCCATCACCATGATGGGCGCGATTCCTATCTTCTTGATGCCTACTCGTAATCACTTGGGCATTATTGGCCCAATCCCGAAAGAAGAGTTTGAGTGGAAAAACATCAAGAAGAAAATTGATGCAAATCCGTTCATCAAGGACAAGAATGTCGTGCCACGTGTTATGACGCTCACACAAAGTACTTATGACGGCATTGTTTATAACGTTGAGATGATTAAAGAGATGCTGGACGGCAGGGTAGACTCCTTGCATTTCGATGAGGCATGGTTGCCGCATGCCGCCTTCCATCCTTTCTATAAAGACATGCATGCCATTGGTTCGGATCGTAAGCGTACAAAGAAGAGTTTGATGTTCGCAACCCAGTCCACCCACAAGTTACTGGCTGGTTTATCCCAGGCATCACAGGTGTTGGTACAGGATGCTGAAGATACTAAGTTGGATCGTGATTGCTTCAATGAAGCCTACTTAATGCATACCTCTACCAGTCCTCAGTACGCCATCATTGCTTCATGCGACGTTTCTGCGGCCATGATGGAGTCTCCTGGCGGCACGACGCTAGTTGAAGAGTCCATTGCTGAAGCAATGGACTTCCGCCGCGCGATGCGCGAGGTGGATGATAAGTTTGGCGCTGACTGGTGGTTCAAGGTCTGGGGCCCGGATCACTTAGCGGAGGAGGGGATTGGCGAGCGCTCTGATTGGATCTTGGAGCCATCTGCTGCTTGGCATGACTTTGGCAAATTAGCCAAAGACTTCAACATGCTTGATCCTATTAAGGCTACAGTGGTTACGCCTGGTTTGGATATCGAAGGTAACTTTGGCTCTATGGGCATTCCTGCAAGTATTGTGACTAAGTATCTTGCTGAGCATGGCGTAATCGTAGAGAAGTGCGGTCTCTACTCCTTCTTCATCATGTTCACGATCGGCATTACTAAAGGCCGTTGGAACACGCTTGTAACCGAGCTACAGCAATTCAAGGATCACTTTGATAAAAATGCACCCTTGTGGAAGGTATTGCCTGAGTTTGTCGCCAAACACCCACGCTACGAGCGCGTTGGCTTAAAAGATATTTGCCAGCAAATTCATGAGTTCTATAAGGGTCGTGATGTGGCACGCATGACTACTGAGATGTATACCTCAGATATGGTTCCTGCCATGATGCCTTCAGAGGCATGGGCAAAGATGGCACACAAAGAAGTAGATCGTGTGCCGCTGGATCAATTGGAGGGGCGTGTAACTGCCATGTTGGTTACTCCTTATCCTCCGGGCATTCCGCTTCTGATTCCGGGGGAGCGCTTTAACAAACGCATCATTGACTACCTCTACTTCGCTAGAGACTTCAATGAGAAGTTCCCTGGATTTGAGACGGATATCCATGGACTCGTTAAAGCTAGCATCGATGGTAAGAGCGAGTACTACGTGGATTGCGTAAGGCAAGAGCGCGACATTACTCTGTAA
- a CDS encoding ion channel — protein MRKFLFNRRPSRINLEEYRASLSRSEMARPENNFYHWLLGTTWTSFMLLVVFVYLGTNLLFAFAYIACGDGAITNSRSDSLLDVFFFSVQTMATIGYGRMTPVGSWPNAIVTFEAFFGIVYSALTTGLAFARFTRPTAGIRFSKVAVVGNHDGIKTLKFRVANDRSSHIVEAQLRLWLIAESMTTEGERYRRSVELQLHRSESPVFSLTWTAMHSIDEASPLKDFLGKAELNGHWHLLITFTGYHESLANQVYARHVYLPRDVQQNATFVDIVTVSPDGGRIIDLANFEKWVPNVSDKLAGEFL, from the coding sequence GTGCGTAAATTTCTATTTAATCGCCGTCCATCGCGGATTAATCTAGAAGAATATCGCGCTTCGCTCTCGCGCTCAGAAATGGCGCGACCAGAGAATAATTTCTACCATTGGCTGCTAGGTACTACCTGGACTAGCTTTATGTTACTAGTTGTCTTTGTATATCTCGGCACAAACCTTTTATTTGCTTTTGCATATATCGCATGTGGGGATGGCGCGATTACTAATTCACGATCAGACTCTCTGTTAGACGTCTTTTTCTTTAGTGTGCAAACCATGGCAACTATCGGCTATGGCCGAATGACTCCGGTTGGTAGTTGGCCTAATGCGATTGTGACGTTTGAAGCATTTTTTGGGATTGTGTACTCCGCATTAACTACGGGTCTGGCCTTTGCGCGCTTTACCAGGCCTACTGCAGGTATACGTTTCTCTAAAGTAGCCGTGGTTGGTAATCACGACGGCATCAAGACATTGAAGTTCCGAGTAGCCAATGATCGCAGTTCCCATATTGTGGAGGCGCAGTTACGCTTATGGCTCATTGCAGAAAGTATGACAACCGAGGGTGAGCGCTATCGTCGATCCGTTGAATTGCAGCTCCATCGCTCCGAGAGTCCAGTCTTTTCCTTGACCTGGACGGCGATGCATAGCATAGATGAGGCAAGTCCACTAAAAGATTTCTTGGGTAAAGCGGAATTAAATGGCCATTGGCACCTTTTGATTACCTTTACGGGGTATCACGAGAGCTTAGCCAATCAAGTCTATGCCCGCCATGTTTACTTACCAAGAGATGTGCAGCAAAATGCGACTTTTGTCGATATAGTCACGGTTTCGCCAGACGGCGGCCGGATAATAGATTTAGCCAACTTTGAGAAGTGGGTTCCGAATGTCTCGGATAAATTAGCAGGGGAGTTTTTATGA
- the dcd gene encoding dCTP deaminase, translating to MTIKSDHWIRRMGEQGMISPFEPGQVRQDAAGNKIVSYGTSSYGYDIRCADEFKIFTNINSTIVDPKNFDEQSFVDFKGDVCIIPPNSFALARTVEYFKIPRSVLTVCVGKSTYARCGIIVNVTPFEPEWEGYVTLEFSNTTPLPAKIYAGEGCAQVLFFESDEVCGTSYKDRGGKYQGQRGVTLPKT from the coding sequence ATGACTATTAAATCAGACCACTGGATCCGCCGCATGGGCGAGCAAGGCATGATCAGCCCATTTGAGCCTGGACAAGTTCGCCAAGACGCCGCCGGCAACAAAATTGTTAGTTATGGCACTTCAAGTTATGGCTATGACATTCGTTGTGCAGACGAATTCAAAATCTTTACGAATATCAATAGCACCATTGTTGATCCGAAGAATTTCGATGAACAATCCTTCGTCGACTTCAAGGGTGATGTTTGCATCATTCCACCAAATTCTTTTGCATTGGCAAGAACGGTTGAGTACTTCAAGATTCCGCGCAGCGTATTAACCGTTTGCGTTGGTAAGAGTACTTATGCTCGCTGCGGCATTATTGTGAACGTCACTCCATTTGAACCTGAGTGGGAAGGCTATGTCACTTTAGAGTTTTCAAACACCACACCATTGCCTGCCAAAATTTATGCGGGTGAAGGTTGTGCACAAGTACTCTTCTTTGAGAGTGACGAAGTCTGTGGCACATCATATAAAGATCGCGGTGGTAAGTATCAAGGTCAGCGGGGCGTTACCCTGCCTAAGACCTAA
- a CDS encoding formate dehydrogenase accessory sulfurtransferase FdhD, producing MAAKPTIQMSCASVPLVHEVEVLDELGRLKTTHIPGERPLTIYLDKREVVTLMTLGSAPEALVLGYLRNQRLVESSDDIESIQVDWETDSAAVKTRRSTVDIDALTSKRVVTTGCGQGTMFGGLIEEMDAIQLPEGPALSQEAIVALIDSIRIHDSIYKKSGSVHACAVFERDGNEGVRLLHFIEDVGRHNAVDSISGLMWLANKPGKDLIFFTTGRLTSEMVIKGAQMGIPFLLTRSGVTLMGLELARKTNLTILSRCSGKHFEIYNAPERVVFSQKPL from the coding sequence ATGGCAGCAAAACCAACCATTCAGATGTCTTGTGCCTCCGTGCCCTTGGTGCACGAGGTCGAGGTCTTGGATGAGCTGGGACGCCTTAAAACTACCCATATTCCTGGGGAGCGCCCTTTAACCATATATTTGGATAAGCGTGAAGTGGTGACGCTGATGACTTTGGGGAGTGCCCCAGAAGCATTGGTCTTAGGTTACCTGCGTAATCAGCGCCTTGTGGAGTCTTCTGATGACATTGAAAGTATTCAGGTTGATTGGGAGACCGATTCAGCCGCTGTTAAAACCCGGCGGAGTACGGTAGATATTGATGCCCTGACGAGCAAGCGGGTAGTAACGACAGGTTGCGGTCAGGGAACCATGTTTGGTGGTTTGATTGAGGAGATGGATGCGATTCAGCTTCCCGAAGGTCCGGCGCTATCCCAGGAAGCAATAGTTGCCTTGATTGACTCCATTCGGATTCACGACTCGATTTATAAGAAGTCCGGCTCGGTTCATGCCTGTGCAGTTTTTGAGCGAGACGGCAATGAAGGTGTACGCCTCCTCCACTTCATTGAGGATGTGGGTCGGCATAATGCGGTTGACTCGATTTCTGGTTTGATGTGGTTGGCCAATAAACCTGGCAAGGATTTGATTTTCTTTACTACTGGGCGCCTGACCTCGGAGATGGTGATCAAGGGGGCTCAGATGGGTATTCCTTTCCTCCTGACCCGCTCGGGCGTGACCTTGATGGGTCTGGAGCTGGCGCGTAAAACCAATCTCACCATCCTCTCTCGCTGCTCTGGCAAACACTTTGAGATCTATAACGCCCCGGAGAGGGTCGTTTTTAGCCAAAAACCCCTATAA
- the metG gene encoding methionine--tRNA ligase, translating to MSSSQRRLLVTSALPYANGQIHIGHLVEYVQTDIWVRFQRMRGHEVHYVGADDTHGTPIMLRAEKEGITPKELIANVWKEHKRDFDNFLISFDNYYTTDSPENEKLAQSIYLKLRDAGLIEKRAIEQAYDPVKEMFLPDRFIKGECPKCGAKDQYGDNCEKCGATYSPTDLKNPFSVVSGATPIKKISDHYFFKLSDPRCEEFLRDWTQVKTPLQPEARNKMKEWVGQPGESKLGDWDISRDAPYFGFEIPDAPGKYFYVWLDAPIGYYASFLNYCQAKGLNFDEWVKPDTTTEQYHFIGKDILYFHTLFWPATLKFAGYRTPTNVFAHGFLTVDGEKMSKSRGTLISANSVIKCGFNPEWFRYYFATKLNDSMEDLDLNLQDFVARVNSDLLGKYINIASRSAGFLVKRFDGVVSDEAMSNPLLKEIAGASEKIAELYEGREYAKALRTVMELADKVNGFVDENKPWEIAKDPEREADLQRVCSITLEAFRMMSLYLKPVIPHVAAGVEEFFSLPPLSWSDINTPLSSKNPIKPYKHLMTRAEAPQIEALLAANL from the coding sequence ATGAGCAGTTCTCAACGCCGCCTTCTTGTTACCTCCGCCCTGCCGTATGCCAATGGTCAGATCCATATCGGTCATTTGGTGGAATACGTTCAGACTGATATTTGGGTGCGCTTTCAAAGAATGCGTGGTCATGAGGTTCACTATGTTGGCGCTGATGACACACATGGCACCCCCATCATGTTGCGCGCTGAAAAAGAGGGCATTACCCCTAAAGAACTGATTGCTAATGTTTGGAAAGAACATAAGCGCGATTTTGATAACTTCCTCATCTCATTTGATAACTACTACACTACAGATAGTCCCGAGAATGAGAAGTTAGCGCAAAGTATTTATCTCAAGCTGCGTGATGCTGGCTTGATTGAAAAGCGTGCGATTGAGCAAGCTTACGATCCTGTTAAAGAAATGTTCTTACCGGATCGTTTCATCAAAGGTGAATGTCCTAAGTGCGGCGCCAAAGATCAATACGGCGATAACTGCGAAAAGTGTGGTGCAACGTACTCACCTACAGACCTGAAGAATCCTTTCTCAGTAGTAAGCGGTGCAACACCTATTAAAAAGATTTCGGATCACTACTTCTTTAAGCTGTCTGATCCGCGTTGCGAAGAGTTTTTACGAGACTGGACACAAGTCAAAACACCATTGCAGCCTGAAGCTCGTAATAAGATGAAAGAATGGGTTGGCCAGCCTGGCGAAAGCAAGCTGGGCGACTGGGATATCTCCCGCGATGCCCCGTATTTCGGGTTTGAGATCCCGGATGCACCAGGTAAGTACTTTTATGTGTGGCTTGATGCCCCGATTGGCTATTACGCTAGCTTCCTCAATTACTGCCAAGCTAAAGGCCTTAATTTTGATGAGTGGGTTAAGCCAGATACTACTACCGAGCAATACCATTTCATCGGCAAAGATATTCTGTATTTCCACACCTTATTCTGGCCTGCTACTTTGAAGTTTGCCGGTTATCGCACGCCAACCAATGTATTTGCTCATGGCTTCTTAACGGTTGATGGCGAGAAGATGAGTAAGTCACGCGGCACTTTAATATCCGCCAATAGCGTGATTAAGTGCGGCTTTAATCCTGAGTGGTTCCGCTACTACTTCGCAACTAAGCTCAATGACAGCATGGAAGATTTAGATTTAAATCTTCAAGACTTTGTTGCACGAGTGAATAGTGACTTACTCGGTAAGTACATCAACATTGCAAGTCGTAGCGCAGGCTTCTTAGTGAAGCGATTTGATGGCGTAGTTTCTGATGAAGCGATGAGTAATCCACTACTCAAAGAGATTGCTGGTGCTAGCGAAAAAATTGCTGAACTCTATGAGGGACGCGAATATGCAAAAGCATTGCGTACCGTGATGGAGTTGGCTGACAAAGTTAACGGCTTTGTAGATGAGAACAAGCCGTGGGAAATCGCTAAAGATCCAGAACGTGAAGCAGATTTACAGCGAGTTTGCAGTATTACCCTGGAGGCATTCCGGATGATGAGTCTGTACCTTAAGCCAGTGATTCCTCATGTAGCAGCTGGAGTTGAAGAATTCTTCTCCTTGCCACCCCTTTCCTGGTCAGACATTAATACCCCGCTTTCCAGTAAGAACCCTATCAAGCCCTATAAGCACCTCATGACCCGGGCTGAAGCCCCTCAAATTGAGGCTTTGCTGGCTGCAAACTTGTAA
- a CDS encoding DUF3460 family protein, which yields MARYQSEITQFLTELKTEHPNLEAEQQAGRALLWDKEPLSVEDQRRAKAAKLKQRAYVYSND from the coding sequence ATGGCAAGATATCAATCTGAAATCACCCAGTTCTTAACTGAACTCAAAACAGAGCATCCAAACCTCGAAGCCGAACAGCAAGCTGGTCGCGCCCTGCTTTGGGATAAAGAGCCATTAAGCGTTGAAGACCAGCGCCGCGCAAAAGCTGCAAAACTCAAGCAACGCGCCTACGTGTATTCGAATGACTGA
- a CDS encoding ScpA family protein has protein sequence MTEPSAQPMSDLLDSTPSVTDGMSAAFAKLYGEPLFKLPTDLYIPPDALEVFLEAFEGPLDLLLYLIRKQNFNVLDIPMAQVTQQYLSYVDQIRHHNLELAAEYLLMAAMLIEIKSRMLLPMKKADSEEEVEDPRAELVRRLLEYERMKLAAQELDQIPQQGRDFQVAHGYVDTTVAIAWPDVNVEDLQMAWRDVLHRAKLTQHHTITREELSVRDFMTRILRRLQSTKFVEFGELFEDAIKSGKGVPVVIVNFIAMLELSREALVEITQAEPYAPIYVRLAYTPVA, from the coding sequence ATGACTGAGCCTAGCGCACAGCCGATGTCGGATTTACTAGATAGCACTCCATCAGTTACCGATGGAATGTCGGCTGCTTTCGCCAAGCTCTATGGCGAACCGCTTTTCAAGCTCCCTACCGATCTTTATATTCCACCAGATGCTTTAGAGGTTTTTCTAGAGGCATTTGAAGGTCCATTAGATCTATTGCTGTACTTGATTCGCAAACAGAACTTCAATGTTCTCGATATTCCGATGGCACAGGTTACTCAGCAGTACCTGAGCTATGTTGATCAAATCCGCCATCACAACCTTGAACTGGCTGCCGAGTATCTACTCATGGCCGCCATGTTGATTGAAATTAAGTCCCGCATGCTCCTGCCAATGAAGAAGGCAGATAGCGAAGAAGAAGTAGAAGATCCGCGCGCAGAATTAGTGCGTCGCCTCTTAGAGTACGAGCGTATGAAGTTAGCAGCGCAAGAGCTCGATCAGATTCCACAGCAAGGGCGTGATTTCCAAGTAGCACACGGTTACGTGGATACCACCGTCGCCATTGCGTGGCCAGATGTCAATGTAGAAGACTTGCAAATGGCTTGGCGTGACGTTTTACATCGCGCCAAACTCACTCAGCATCATACGATTACTCGTGAAGAATTATCCGTTCGTGACTTTATGACGCGCATTTTGCGCCGCCTACAAAGCACTAAATTTGTAGAGTTTGGTGAATTGTTTGAAGACGCTATCAAGTCTGGTAAAGGTGTTCCTGTGGTCATCGTCAACTTTATTGCAATGCTTGAACTCTCACGTGAAGCTTTGGTAGAAATTACTCAAGCTGAGCCGTATGCCCCAATTTATGTGCGTCTCGCCTACACACCTGTTGCATGA
- the panC gene encoding pantoate--beta-alanine ligase, with product MKIISDIQELRDHLRGQNRASFVPTMGNLHEGHLSLMRLARQHGDPVVASIFVNRLQFGPNEDFDSYPRTMQADIDKLEKEGVYILFAPTERDLYPQPQEYRVDPPQQLGDILEGEFRPGFFKGVCTVVLKLFSCVQPKVAIFGKKDYQQLMIIRQMAKQFALPVDIIPGETIRAEDGLALSSRNGYLSVEERAEAPELMKALKEVRERVLQLNNRNSQSISEIEKAAVASLAKRGWQPDYIAIRQQSDLAPASNEQLQADEPLVILTAAKLGKTRLIDNLEI from the coding sequence ATGAAAATCATCAGTGACATTCAAGAGTTACGTGACCATCTAAGAGGTCAAAACCGTGCCTCGTTTGTTCCAACGATGGGCAACCTTCACGAAGGCCACCTCTCGCTGATGCGCCTAGCAAGACAACATGGTGACCCTGTAGTAGCCAGTATCTTTGTGAACCGCCTGCAGTTTGGTCCTAACGAAGATTTCGATAGCTACCCCCGTACTATGCAGGCGGATATTGATAAGCTTGAAAAAGAAGGTGTGTACATCTTATTTGCGCCTACCGAGCGCGATCTTTATCCGCAGCCACAAGAATATCGAGTCGATCCACCGCAGCAGTTGGGCGACATCCTTGAGGGCGAGTTCCGTCCAGGCTTCTTCAAGGGGGTTTGTACTGTTGTATTAAAGCTCTTTTCTTGCGTGCAGCCCAAGGTTGCCATATTTGGTAAAAAAGATTATCAACAACTGATGATCATTCGTCAGATGGCTAAGCAGTTTGCCCTACCAGTCGACATTATTCCTGGTGAAACCATTCGTGCAGAAGATGGCCTTGCCCTCTCCTCTCGCAATGGCTACCTCTCAGTTGAAGAGCGCGCAGAGGCTCCAGAACTCATGAAAGCTTTAAAAGAAGTTCGTGAACGCGTGCTGCAACTCAACAATCGCAACAGTCAATCCATCTCTGAGATTGAAAAAGCAGCGGTTGCCTCTTTAGCTAAACGCGGTTGGCAACCGGACTATATCGCCATTCGTCAACAAAGCGACTTAGCACCTGCAAGCAATGAGCAACTGCAAGCTGATGAGCCCCTCGTCATTCTGACAGCAGCTAAGCTGGGTAAAACGCGTTTGATTGATAACCTCGAAATCTAA
- a CDS encoding cupin domain-containing protein, protein MQTVNALVETLKLLRHPEGGFYREMYRSPTLVSADGAGHKSAYTSIYYLLAGEDFSSWHRIKSDETWYFHSGCDVIIHFFDENKELQTIQLGLDSKCLQATIPANTWFAAKPIHQDSFCLVSCAVAPGFEFADFEIGQRDSLLRGFGHSAHNIKAIEILTRA, encoded by the coding sequence ATGCAAACAGTGAATGCCTTAGTTGAGACTCTCAAGCTTCTGCGGCACCCTGAGGGTGGCTTTTATCGAGAAATGTATCGATCGCCAACCCTTGTTAGTGCTGATGGCGCGGGACATAAGAGCGCCTATACCAGTATTTATTATCTTCTGGCGGGTGAAGACTTTTCATCATGGCATCGCATTAAATCGGATGAGACTTGGTACTTTCATAGCGGCTGTGATGTCATCATCCACTTTTTTGATGAAAACAAAGAACTTCAAACCATTCAACTGGGGCTAGATTCGAAATGCTTGCAGGCCACTATTCCGGCCAATACTTGGTTTGCTGCCAAACCTATACATCAAGACTCGTTTTGCTTAGTTAGCTGTGCTGTAGCACCCGGATTTGAATTTGCAGATTTTGAAATTGGTCAGCGTGACAGCTTGTTAAGAGGGTTTGGTCACTCTGCACATAACATCAAAGCTATTGAGATCCTTACAAGGGCTTGA
- a CDS encoding amino acid permease, with amino-acid sequence MESHHKLERGLGQRQIEMIAIGGCIGTGLFMGSGKTISIAGPSIILIYAIIGCILYFVMRAMGELLLSNLNYKSFVDFSEDLLGPSAGFFMGWTYWFAWIVAAIAEIIAITGYIAFWWPNLPPWISALSIVLLLLALNILSVKAFGELEFWLAIIKVIAIISLIALGIYLCIIGFVSPSGVTAHISNLWSYGGLFPNGVSGLLGGLQTAIFAFAGMEIIGTMMAETKDPERMLPDAIHKIPFRIMIFYIGTVMVLMMVTPWVDISPDESPFVGMFSLVGMVSAASLINGVVISSATSSSNSGIYATSRMVYGLAKNHHAPSIFGKLSSHKIPTGGIFFGTGLVLSASLILTTTQSMMSAFELVGSVTAILFIYIWSMILFAYLAYRKRLPQVHDESKFKTPLGKTMIYVAFVFFAIVIYALGLNENTRIALYFLPLWFVLLGFFYWFKTRRSLNQKALIAAFKKKVIEQNAAAKIYRAR; translated from the coding sequence ATGGAAAGTCATCATAAATTAGAGCGCGGTTTAGGTCAGCGACAAATCGAAATGATCGCTATCGGTGGCTGTATTGGCACCGGCTTATTTATGGGCTCTGGAAAGACCATATCGATTGCTGGCCCCAGCATCATTTTGATTTATGCCATCATTGGCTGCATCTTATATTTTGTGATGCGAGCTATGGGAGAGTTGCTCCTATCGAACCTCAATTACAAATCCTTTGTTGATTTTTCTGAAGACTTACTGGGGCCGTCAGCAGGATTTTTTATGGGCTGGACGTATTGGTTTGCTTGGATCGTTGCTGCGATTGCTGAGATTATTGCGATTACTGGCTATATTGCTTTCTGGTGGCCTAACTTACCCCCTTGGATATCCGCTCTTTCTATTGTGCTTTTATTGCTCGCCTTAAATATTCTTAGTGTTAAAGCATTTGGGGAGCTAGAGTTTTGGTTGGCTATCATCAAAGTCATTGCCATTATTAGTCTGATTGCTCTAGGGATTTACTTATGCATTATCGGTTTTGTTTCTCCGAGTGGGGTTACCGCTCATATCAGTAACCTATGGTCCTACGGAGGACTTTTTCCTAATGGGGTATCGGGCTTACTTGGTGGCTTACAGACCGCCATCTTCGCATTTGCTGGCATGGAAATCATTGGCACCATGATGGCAGAAACAAAGGATCCAGAGCGAATGCTGCCGGATGCGATTCATAAAATTCCCTTCCGCATCATGATTTTCTATATTGGCACTGTCATGGTTTTAATGATGGTGACTCCTTGGGTGGATATCTCTCCTGACGAAAGTCCTTTTGTGGGTATGTTTTCGCTGGTGGGAATGGTAAGTGCCGCATCCTTGATCAACGGAGTGGTGATTAGTTCGGCTACTTCATCGAGCAATAGCGGCATCTACGCCACATCGCGCATGGTATATGGCCTGGCAAAGAATCATCATGCGCCATCCATCTTTGGAAAGTTATCTTCCCATAAGATTCCTACTGGAGGCATCTTTTTTGGAACGGGGCTTGTGCTATCGGCATCCCTCATACTGACAACCACACAGTCCATGATGAGCGCATTTGAATTGGTTGGTAGCGTAACAGCTATTCTCTTTATTTATATTTGGTCGATGATTTTGTTTGCCTATCTTGCGTATCGCAAGCGTTTACCCCAAGTTCATGATGAGTCGAAGTTTAAGACTCCTCTGGGTAAAACGATGATTTATGTCGCATTTGTATTTTTTGCTATTGTCATCTACGCTCTAGGCCTGAATGAGAACACACGCATTGCGCTGTACTTCTTGCCATTATGGTTTGTGCTGCTTGGTTTCTTCTACTGGTTTAAGACTCGTAGAAGCCTGAATCAGAAAGCGTTGATAGCAGCCTTTAAGAAAAAAGTCATCGAGCAAAATGCTGCTGCAAAAATATATAGAGCTCGATAG